CCACTACGCTGCCAACCTCGGCAACCGTGGCAACCGCATCAAAAGTTGTAGTATCAGGCAACGATGTGTATGTGGCGGGCTTTACCAATGAAGGCGCAAGGTTGTGGAAAAATGGTGTTGAAACTAAACTCACAAACAACACAAATCCCGGATACATTACCGATATGGTAATATCAGGGAGTGATGTATATGTTATCGGGTATGAAATTGAGAATAGCAGAGTTATAGCCAAAATATGGAAAAACAATGTGGTAACAAATATTACAGACGGTACTTATAACGCTAATGCTAATGCCCTGGCCGTAGCAGGCAGTGATGTATATGTAGTCGGCTGGCGTCGAGTGGGAGCAAAAGCTACAGCAGTGATTTGGAAAAATGGGGTACCAGCAGATATTACAGATGGCACAAAAAGCGCTACAGCTAATGGCATTTATGTGTACAACAACGACATTTACGTATGCGGATCGGAAGATAATGGAACGGTAAGTGTTGCCAAACTATGGAAAAACGGCACGCCAACCAACCTGAGCGATGTTACAAAGAGGGCAGAAGCATTAAGCATATATGGCTTTGGCAGCGACGTATATATCGTAGGGTATGAATATAATGCCACTAATGCTGTAGCTACTGTGTGGAAAAACGGAGTAGCAGAAAGGCTTAGTGATGGCGCCACCTATGCAAAGGCTTCGGGCATTTTTGTAAAATAATGGAATTAAATTTCGCATTGCTCTGGACAGGGAATGTCCTATCCTAACATTGATATCAATCCATTATGACCGTATATCAGAAAATTTCATTCAGGCTAAACTACACAACCGATCATTGCCGGTAATATATTTTGGTTGGGAGAGAATGGATATAGACATAAAAGGTGTAGGCAGGATTATGCATCAAAAACTCACAATTCCAGTCAAAAAAGAGCCTGAATGGCGGCAATCACATGTCGTCATTCAGACTTTAACGCAATTATAAAAAACAATTATAACGTTCACGAACAGTTGGTAAACAGAATCCGAATTATTCCAGCAGATATTTCTTGTCTTGAAATAAACGAGAAGGAAATCCGACGCCTTTTGTTTTGTAGCAGCCTGGCAGTTGTAATTAGATGGATCGTAGGAATTACAAGTAAGGATAGGAAAATACTTTTCATATGTGCACTTTGGATTCTTGCCAATGTAAAAAAGAAAATAGCACTCATATCCTTTAATTAATAGAATGTTTGCTCTGACGTCATGAATTGTCGTTACCTCACCTTTAACATTACCGTGCCATGAGGTGCAAGTGTATAGCTCCAGTGTGATTTAATCTCATTGAGATCTTTCTGACGCCATAGATCACGAACCTGTTTTACTGAACCCAGATTAAGGCTATTCCAATTAAGAACTATGGGTTTATACACTTCTGTAAGATTAAAAACTCCGATTGCTTTACTTCCGTCGGCAAGTTGTTTTATATAAACCTGATAATCATCATTAGCAAAAACACGCTCAGCTTGTCTGCCGAGTACGTCCTGGTTTACTGCTATGACCTCGTCGTTAGTTAGAAGACTGAGGGTGAAGTCATCCATCTGACTGATATCGCAACCAATTAATAAAGGCGATGATAGCAAGCTCCACAATGTAATATGTGTATACTGTTCGTCGGGAGTAAGACGCGTATTGCGGAGATTACCGCTCCAACCTACGCGACCTACAATAAGCATGTCGGGGTCATTCCAGCGACCTGGTTTAGCGAAGGCTGAAAGCTTGTACTGCCTGAAACCGATGTCATATAAACTGGCCCAGGTATCTGTAATATCACCAGTGGTGCGCCAACTATTTGCATCCACATCCGGGCCCCATTTCCAAACATCACCCATTCCATATTGGCAGAGACTGTAGTAAATATCGCGCGGCTGGGAACGAAGTGCTTTTTGCATTACCCGATATGGTTTTACGTACGCTTCACGCGAAGTGTCATTACCTGCCACCTTGCCATAAGAGCACCAGTCGTGTTTCAAATAGTCAACGCCCCATGAGTTATAAGTTTCAGCATCCTGTGATTCATGGTCCAGCGAACCGAGAAAGCCGCCGCAAGTGAGCGTTCCTGGAGATGAGTAGATTCCAAACTTCAATCCGTGGCTGTGTAACCAGTCGCCAAGACCCTTCATGTCTGGAAATTTGTCGTTAGTGCCAATCGTCCCATCGGAATTGCGGCTTGCCGATTCCCATCCATCGTCGATGTTGATATAAGTCCAACCATGATCAATAAGGCCCTTGTCTATTAAAGCCTGTGCAGAGCTTTTTACTTTATCGGCAGTGACCGAAAGCCCCCAGCAGTTCCAGCTATTCCATCCCATAGCTGGCGTTAATGCAAGCAGATCGCCAACTTTTACAGTCAGCATGCGTTCCGCCTTACCAAGCGCATTGTTAACTGTAAGTTTTATCTGATAGTCGCCCCTCTGGGCAATCCTGCCACTGATTATACCTGTTGAATGATCTAATTTCAGGCCCTCCGGTAATGGGGATGCATCGTATCGCAGTGGTTTTTTGCCCGTTGCCGCGATCTTATATAGGAAAGGAGAACCCGGCCTCACGCCACTGGCCTCAGCACCATTTATTCGGGGAGTAACCGGCGATTTTGGGGTCAGGATGTAGGGCATAGGATCATCTTCAGTAATTCTTTTTCCGGTAATTTTTTCGGTAAAAATGTATGTAAGCGAGAGCCCTTCTTTGTTTTCGTTACGAACGTTTATCGTTTTGGTTCCCCCTGAGGGAAGATGAAGGAGGTACTTACCAGTGGTAGCAGATTTACCTGTCCGGTTATCTTTTACAGCTACCTCCAATGTGCCATTTACCGCGATCTTGTTTTTATTGACAACACTGACTGCCTTAGTTGCCGAAGCTGCGCTGAATGTAAAACTTTTACTTTTGTCAATGCTGATGGAATTAATAATATCAAGCATGGCAATATATGGCTTGGCGCCTCCTATACCGCCATCGCCGCCGCCATCATAAACTTTTATTGCGAGTATATTGTCTTTATCCCAATTCATGCGGAGCTTGCTGAGAGGTAAATGGTACATGCGTTCCTGAAAGTACGCTGTTTGGTAGTTTGCACCATTATCAGGCATTATGCCGGTTTTTCCAACCTGCACGCCATTAAAAAATACTTCATCGCAGTCGTCGATATAGCCAAGATAAACAGCCAGCGAATCTTTGAGACGTGAATTTGTTTTCATAGCCGAAGGCATAACGACATGAAAGCGATACCAGGAATATCCATCATAATCAATTCCCTGATGTTCATAAAACGTCGTCGTTTTAATAGTCTTCCATGACGAGTCGTCAAAATCAGGACTGCTCCAGATAACTTCATTGCCGGTTTGAAATTTGGCTTCTGTTAAAAACAGCCTGTTCTGGGAATTTACCGTGAGGCCCCACACCAAAAGGCACAAGGAAAATAAGAGTTTACGCATCGGTTTAAAATTGAATGTGCAAATTACATAATTGTTGTCAAATTCATGAAAACTCTTAAGGAGAGGATGGGTTGACTATTCTCATTCTTGTAGATATTGTTAGGGTATGAATTGTTGCTTTTCTGCTGATTTAATATATTTAATTGAAATAAAATGAATAATGGTTAAAAAATGACTGCTTTAGATTAAAATTCGGTAACTGGTTTTGGCGGCGAAGGGTTAGTTTTGATGTAAATAGTTTGAAGTCTATCAATTCTGTTTAATGAAAAACAATTTACTATGAGAAAAAAAGCCTTTACGCTTTTGTTAGCTGGGTTTTTCTTATCTGCACCTCTTTATGCGCAAATCTTATTGCGCGGAACGGTAGTAGACAAAGAAAAACAGCCGATCCCAGGGGTCTCAATTAGTCTTGCCAATGGCAAAGGAACATCTACCGGGCCTAATGGAGAGTTTTCCATAACTTACGACGGTCCTGGTATATTAAAAATATTCGCTATAGGATATGAGCGACAGCAGATTCGTTTGACGAGTCAAACCCGGCTGGATATCCTATTGAAGGATGATCAGCAAGTTCTGAATGAAGTTGTCGTTACAGCATTGGGTATTTCACGTGAAAAGAAGTCCCTCGGGTATGCCAGTCAGGAAGTGAAATCCGAAGAACTTACTAAAGCTGGTCAACTGAGTGTAACCGGATCGCTTGCCGGGAAAGTTGCAGGTGTACAAATCAATCAGTTTGGTGGTACAGTTGGGGCTTCATCTAGAATTACAGTAAGGGGCAATTCTTCACTACGTCCCGATCAGCAGCCGCTGATCGTTGTAGACGGAATTCCTATTTCAAACGATATTCAACGTACGGGTGATAATACTTATAACGGAGTGGATTATGGCTCTGGTTTAAACGACATCAATCCAAATGATATTGAGTCAGTAACGGTCTTGAAAGGAGGAGCGGCTGCACTCTATGGTATGCGGGCGGGCAACGGGGTTATATTGATTACAACCAAGTCGGGGAAAGGCGGCGACAAGGGCGTTACAATATCTTACGATGGCAACTACACAGTCGATCAGGCGTCCACGTTCCCGAAGCTACAAAATCTGTATGGACAAGGTTCTATCGGCGATGAGTACCATTATGGCCTAAACGCGAAAGGGCTAAGTTACCAGGATTATGCTTCTCAAAAGTCGTTTACTTATGTTGACGGAACAGGAAGTGGCGGAGGTGTATATGACGGATTTGACGAGTCCTGGGGGCCGCGATTAGATGCCGGACTGAAACTTGCTCAGTTTGACAGCCCGGTAGTAAATGGTGTACGTCAGCAAACTGACTGGATCTCTCACCCCGATAATGTGAAGGATTTTTTCCGGATTGGCTATTCAATGAACCACAATCTGTCATTGTTGTCCCGCACAGATAAGTCAAATACACGCGTCTCTGTATCTTATCGTGACCAGGAAGGAACTGTACCTAATACTGATCAACGCAGGTATGGTATACAGCTCAATAATAATATGAATATCAGCGAGAAGGTATCATATGATGTCACTGCAAGTTATACCCGGACGGAGAGTGATAACCTGTTAAATCAGGGATATGGGGGAAATAATCCAATGAATGGATTTATCTGGTCTGGCCGTCAGATGAATATGAAAAGTCTGGAAGAAAACTGGGATCAGCGCGACGAAAAGGGAAATTATACGTACTATAATTGGAATACTAATTACCATATCAATCCTTTTTTTAATGTGCATGAAAATACCAACGGCTATCAAAGGGACCGTTTTTTTGGCAAGACGTCGTTGTATTATCAGCCCTACCAATTTCTAAAAATTGAAGGCCGAATGGGGCTTGACTATTATGGTTCCAAGATGCTGGAGAAGAACTATTATAGTAGCGATTTTCCTTTTGGAGGCTTCAGAGATATAAATATCGATAATACAGAATTCAATCTCGACTTCATAGCATCCTTTAACAAACAGTTTGGTGTTTTTAATTTATCAGCTAACGCTGGGGCCAACTATCGCGACGCTCAATGGGCCAGATCTTTACAGGGGGCTGATGCGCTGGCGGTTTTAGGCAGCTATACTATTTCAAATAAGTCTGGAGATGCCATTACAGAGATGGATCATACTCATGTTCGCTCTAACTCAGTATATGCAGCAGCTTCTTTAGGGTGGAAAGATCAGCTGTATATCGATGCAAGCGCACGTAATGACTGGAGTTCAACCATCCGCGACGATTTCTTTTATCCTTCGGTAAGCTTGAGCTGGCTGCCGACCACGTCGTTCGGGGGATTGAAAGGGGGCATATTATCCTTTTGGAAGCTGCGTGCATCATGGGCTGAGATAGGGGCAGGCACAACTGCTTATAACGACAGGCTGTATTACTATCCACAAACAAAGTCTTTTGATGGTGTCGCCCAGATATACAAAAGTATGGTATATCCCAATAAGAACTTACGTCCGGAAAGTATTAAAACCTGGGAAGTCGGTACCGAATTAGGTTTTTTTCATGATCGTCTGCATACTGATATTACCTATTATCATAAAACTGCTACAGACCAGATTCTAAACGTAGCAACATCAAACGTGGTAGGCTTTAACTCGATGGTCCTCAATGCTGGTAAGATTGAAAATAAAGGAATTGAAATTCAACTGTACGGCGATATCCTCCGGAAAAAAGACGATCTGGTATGGAGAAGTACGTTTAACTTTGCCAAAGACCAAAGCAAAGTTATCGAACTTTACCCTCAACTGGATGTTGACACGTATCAAATAGGCTGGACATGGGGTATTGCCACCATGGCCAAAGCAGGGGAGAAGTGGGGGGCTCTTGTTGGGACCGGTTATGACAGGGTAGAAGACGGTCCGATGAAAGGTGCTATCAAAGTTAGATCAAACGGTCTGATTGTGGATAAGGCATCCCAAAATATTGGAAATGTAACCCCCGATTTCCTGTTAAGCTGGCGGAACGATGTTACGATAAAAGATTTCTCTTTCGGTCTCTTTCTGGATATGCGTAAGGGCGGCGACATCTGGTCTCAGACCATGAGCCACGGCTATGCTGCCGGGACGGCCTCTATTACAGCAGAAGGTGGAATTCGCGAACGGGCTATAGTCGCGGGTGTCGATGTAATGACTGACGAACGTTTTGCCATGCAGGCCGCCGGCGGTTCTTGGGTTCCTAACACGATTGCAACCAATGCGCAATCCTGGTATGAAAGCGGTGGTATTTCACAAATGTATGTATTCGACGGATCATTTATTAAACTAAGAGAGGCATCTATTACATATAATGTCCCTCAGAAATACCTTCAAAGGATAAAAGGCATAAAGCGGGCAACTGTCTCTCTAATAGGATCGAACCTCGCGTTACTTTGGGTTGACGACTCGAATACTATGCGTCTCGACCCTGAAACAGGAGGAGTATCGAGCGACAGTAGAGGAGTCGGATTTGAGCAGGCTTCGGTTCCAACATCGCGCAGTTTTGGGCTGAAGTTAGGTGTTACATTTTAATTGGAGGAATTACTTTATGAAGATTATATTTTGCAAAATCGGGATACCCGTCATAGTGGCATTAACCATATTAAGCAGTTGCTCTAAGTCATTTGAAGAAGTTAACACAGACCCGGATGCACTAACCAGTACCCCTCCCACCAATCAATTGGCCAATGTGATTCGAAATACAGGCGAGCAGTTTGGTGGCGATGTAGATGGTTTCGGTACTTTTGCCGGGTATATCGTTAAAATTCAGTATCTGGACTATATGGGCGGTTTGAAACCCGACAATAATGGATACGGCAACCGTTGGTATGCTTGCTATTATAATAATACTCAGTTAAAGGACCTCCTCGAGAAAACAGAAGCGGCTGCAGATTCTTATAAGAATATCCGTATGGTTGCCCGCATTTGGCAATGCTATATGTGGCAGTATTTAACTGACGGCTGGCGGGATGTACCCTATACGGAGGCTCTGAAAGGATCGGAGGAGGAGGGTAGTATCCTCAGGTCGAAATATGATAAACAAGAGGATATCTATCCTTCAGTGATGGCCGACCTAAAAGCTGTTGCAGACGAAATGGCTGCAGGTTTTGGCACTGACGAGTTAGGTGAAGGTGACTTAATCTACAAAGAGGGTGGGAGAGAAATGGAAAGGTGGCAACGCTTTTGCAATTCGCTTCGCCTACGCATGGCTATTCGCATTTCAGGAGTGTCCCCGGTACTTGCAAAATCTACGATTGAGGAGATTTGCGGTAATCCCGATAAGTATCCGGTAATAGAGTCGAATGTTGATAATTGTTACCTGAAATGGCCTGGTGCCGCTCCTTATTATGAGCCTTGGTACAAAACTGGCTATGTAGACAGACGGATTGACAACTTTGGTATGTCCGACATTTTTATTGATCACCTAAAACAAACGCAAGACCCCCGTATCCGAACTGTTGCCAACGCAGCCAGTGATGGAGAGTATCGCGGTTATCAGAATGGAGCGGCAACGATACCTCCAGAACTCAGCGAAATTTCCTTTATCGGCGATCGGTATATGAAAGACGCAGGAGGATTCACTCCTTTCTTTAAGTCCTGTGAGAGTTATTATATTATAGCTGAAGCGGCGATGCTGGGTTATTCGGTAGGTATTAGCGCTCAGAATGCTTATGAGAAGGCGGTTAGGTTATCTATGGAAGACAATGGATTAACAACAGCCGATGCCAATACATATTTGGCAGGAAAGGGGAAATGGAATAACACTAAAGAACGTATATGGTGGGATATGTGGGTTGCGTTATTTAAAAATAACTTCGAGGCATGGGCCTTATACCGGAGGACAGGCATTCCTTCGACAAATTATCCTTCGTTGAATTCTGTTTATGGTGATGCACATAACGATCAGCCGTTTCGAATCCCTTATCCCAATAATCAATATCTCTACAATAAGAAGAATCTTGATGTGGTATTGGCAAACGTCGTTGATTATGCCTGGGGGCAGCAAATGTGGTGGGATACAAGGACTGGTGTTAAGTAGCATTCTGTAAATAAACAAACACCGTCTGCGAAGACGGTGTTTGTTTATTTTAAAGCAAATCAAGCAGCACACAAGCAATCAGTATCTCGCTTCGCGATAAGCGAAGGTGCTTCAGCGCATGTGTAATCTGGTTTTCAACGGTTCTTTTGGTTATTCCCAGTTTTTGTGCGATTTCGTCGTTTGTGAGTTGTTCCAGTCGGCTCATGAGGAATATCCTACGGCACGCTTCCGGAAGTTCCGAAAGACATTTTTTTAAATTATATACAACATCGTCATGACTTATCCTGTCTTCTGCTATATTTAGGACCGTTGCCAGTTCATTGTAATCCTCCAGAGACTCTGTTTGTATTCGTTTCGGTGCGCGCAGATGCTTGTACACCTGGTATTTGGTAGTAACGTAGATATAACTGTTAAAGTTCTCGATTTTCAGATGTTTTCGTCGTTGCCAAAGCGTTACAAAAGCATCGTGAAGTATTTGCTCTGCCGTGTCTGAATCTTTCAGATAGTACATCGCCGTATTGTAGAGTTTCTTCCAATGCCGGTTATATAGCACGGCAAATGCTCTCGTATTATCAGCAACTACTTTTTCCCATAGGTCTTTATCTGATAGATCGTGGTTCATATCTGGCTTCCGTAAAGTTAGTTAATGAAAAAAATAAATGCAAGCGGTGTGTGTGTGGGCAGAAAAAATACCTCTTTAGTAGAAAAGGAAGTAATGGAAACTGACCAATACCTGTTACTGTATGAAAAATACCTGGCCGGAAAATGCACTCCGGAAGAGGAAGAGCAACTGTTTAGCGATAAGCCAGACGGATTTACGTTGTACGAATCCTTCGACGGTGCAGATTTGCGAGAGGAGAAAGAACGTCGCAGGCGAGTTTTTCAGCAGATTCGTGGAACTATTACCAGAAAGCGAAAACGCGTTCTCACTCTGCGCATGCTTTATGCTGCAGCGGCTAGCGTCGCTTTGATTTTGCTTGCAGGTATTTTCAATAAGGATGCAATTTTACCCGCGGTTCAATCTCAAAAAAAAGTATCTGTTTCTAAAATGCCAGTGATAAAGCCGGGCAGTAATGCCGCAGTGTTAACCTTATCCGACGGCTCTGTCATCCATATTGACGAGTCGGCAAATGGCCTTATTGCCTCGGAAGGAAAAACACATGTCAGGAAGCTGACAGATGGCCGGATTATATATGAAACCGGCGGACCAGATAATAAGCAGAAAACCTCATTATTCAATACAATATCAATACCAAGAGCCGGACAATACAACGTTACACTCCCCGACGGTACACAGGTATGGCTCAATTCAGAATCCACACTTATTTTTCCTGTGGCCTTTACAGGTCGTGATAGAAGAGTGAGACTGAAAGGGGAAGCTTATTTTGAAGTAGCAAATGATGCAAAGAAACCCTTCATGGTAGAAACAGAAACTGCTGATATAGAGGTATTAGGTACCCATTTTAATGTTCGCGCCTATCCGGCTGATGACGCTGTTTATGCTACCCTTCTTGAAGGCGCAGTTAAGTTAAATAATGGCCGGGACGGCAAAATACTGTCGCCCGGCGAGCAGGGCATCTCCTTATCATCAAATGATGCAATCAGCGTCAGAAAGGTTCGTGTTAGCGATGCAATCGCCTGGAAGAATGGTTTGTTCGTCTTCCGCGATAACACTGTAAGAGAGATTATGGAACAGGTTGCAAGGTGGTATGACGTGGAAATAGAGTTCCAGGGAAACGTGGAGGAAAGAACCTTTGGCGGCGTGTATTCAAAAAACAGGGACCTGGCGCAACTTCTTGCCAGCATGGAGCTGACTGGATTGGTTCACTTTAAAGCAGAAGGAAGGAGGATTATTGTTATGCCATAAACACCGACCTAATATGAAATAGCCCGGCATGTTCGCTGCATACCAGGCCATTCGTACTGAAATTGTAAGCAATTTATTATCGCAGCTAACGACAATTGTAAATTAAACCTACATTCAAATGTATAAAAAAAATACTGCATTCAGGTGCGGGAGGACCCATTACATCCTTACTAAAATCCTGCTCATTATGAAATTAAGCTTCATCCTACTTTTTTTGGCCATTATACAGGTGCGAGCTTCTTCCTTTGCGCAAAAGATCACCATCCAGGTGAAGGAGAAGAACTTCGAAGACTTTCTCATGGATATACAACAGCAAAGCGGGTATGATTTTATCTACAGTGCCAAACTGGCTAAACATGCAAAACCCGTAACATTCAGTTGCAGAAATGCAGACATCGAAGAAGTATTGAAGAAATCGCTTTTTAATCAACCTTTCACATACGTCGTGCGGGGTAGAGCCGTCACGCTTATTGAAAAGCAACAAACCGTGCAATACGATCAGCAAGCGCAGGTAGCGGGCAAAGTAACTGACGAGAACAATCAACCCTTGCCCGGCGTGACGGTTCATGTAAAGAACAGTAGCGAAACAACGGCAACTAACGCCGAGGGAAATTATAAGATCACTGCCGGCGCCAATGCCGTCCTGATATTCCGCTTCATCGGCTTTGCAGAGCAGGAGATCGCCACGCAAGGCAGGAGCACTATTAACGTGAGTATGCGGCCCGATATAAAGGGACTTAATGAAGTTGTAGTGGTAGGATACGGAACGCAGAAAAAGGTAAACCTTACAGGTGCCGTGAGTTCGGTTTCGGGGGCTGATCTGGCACTGCGGCCAGCGGGACAAACCTCCGCTGCTTTGCAGGGCGTCGCTTCAGGCGTCACCGTGATCCAGGGCTCAGGTAGACCGGGAGGTGATAACGCCAGTATCCGGATCCGGGGGGTTGGCACCATATCCACTGCCGACCCTCTTGTTCTGATCGATGGTGTCGAAGGGTCGATCAACAATATAGACCCCAATATTATTGAATCAGTATCTATTTTAAAGGACGCTGCGTCATCGTCTATTTACGGATCAAGGGCTGCAAATGGTGTTATTCTGGTTACCACAAAGAGAGGAACAGGTGACAAGATCTCTCTGGGTTATAATAATTATGTGGGATGGCAGAAAGAAACCAACACGCCCGATATTGTAAATGCCCTCGACCATATGTTACTGCTAAATGAAGCTTATGTCAACGCGGGCAGTACTCCCATTTATGCCGATACGCTGATCGAATCGTACAGGAGGCGGAACGGGGTCTCGTCAGACAGGTATCCCAATACCGACTGGCAAAAAGAAACGCTCACAGGGTCGGGGCTTCAGCAAAGCCATTTTCTTACCGTCAACGGGGGGACGTCAAAAATACGCATGCTGGCTTCTTTTGGCTATCTCGACCAGGCAGGCATTATTGAGAATTCCAGTTTTAGAAGGTATACGGTCCGCAGTAATGCCGATATTCTTTTTTCAGAGAAGTTTACTGCGAGGATAGACCTCCAATACGTCAATGCCATTACTACCGAACCGGGAGCCGGCTCCGGAGAGATCTTTCAATGGATTAACGGCATTCCGGCGAATCAGATTGCCATTAACGAAAACGGAACATGGGGCGTTGGCTGGAATGGATTTAATCCTGTCTCCGGTACCCGGGACGGTGGAACCAACCGCACAAAGGGGCCATTCGGAAGCATTAACGCAGTGATAAATTACAAACCATTTAAATGGCTAAATGCTGAGGTTGCTTATGCCCCTAAGTATGCGGAGTCGCTCACTAAAAACTTCCGCAAAGCCGTTCAGTCGTATCTGCCGAACGGAACACCGAGTTATCTGGCTCCTTCCAAATCGACACTAACCCAGGGCAGCAGCCAGTCTGTTTACAATAATATGAGGGCAACGCTTACTGCCAGTCAGAATTTCGGGTCGCATTCTTTCAAGCTGCTTGCGGGGATGTCACGGGAAGATTATTCAACTGATTATATGACGGCATACCGCGATACCTATGTCCTTCCGGATTATCCGGTACTCGATGCGGGTTCTGCTGCGACCCAGACGGCAAGCGGTAAAGGCGATGAATGGGCTCTCCAGTCGTTCTTTGGACGGTTTAACTACAACTATAAAGAAAAGTACCTGCTGGAACTTAACGGCCGGTACGACGGATCCTCCCGCTTTATGAAAGGCAACCGCTATGGTTTTTTCCCTTCAGTATCAGCAGGCTGGCGTATTTCAGAGGAAGAGTTTATGAGGGAGATCAGAACGGTTATTGCAAATGCAAAAATCAGGGCTTCCTGGGGAAAGTTAGGAAACCAGCAAATCGCTGGCACTGACTATTACCCCTACATATCTTCATATACTCTTGGATCGTATACGTTAGGCGGAGCAGCGGGAACTATCGTCAATACCGCTACTCTTACTACACTGGCAAATAAAACCATTGCCTGGGAATCTACGGAAGAAAAAAATATAGGACTTGACCTAAATCTATTCTCCAAACTGGATGTAACTGCTGATTTGTATCACCGGCGGACTACAGGCATCCTTTTGAAGTTAGATATCCCATTAATCGTAGGTCTGGGAGCTCCCCCTCAAAATGCAGGGATTGTAGAAAATAAGGGCTGGGAACTTGGTCTGGGGTACTCCGGCCAGGTAAGAGATTTGAAATATCGCATTGGCTTTAATGTGTCGGATGTAAAGAATGAAGTGGTAGATCTAAGAGGTAAAAATCAGACCGGTCTCACGGTACATCGCGAAGGACACCCTGCATACTCGATTTTCGGATACCAGGCCGACGGTTTTTTCCAGAGTGACGAAGAGGTAGCCTCACATGCTACCCAGTTCGGAACGGTAAAGGCCGGAGATATTCGTTACATAGATCAAAACGGCGACAATATCATCAACGAGGCGGATAAGGTAGTTATCGGGAGTACAATTCCCCGTTATACCTTCGGCTCCAATATCAATGCTTCATGGAAAGGTTTTGATATCAACCTCCAGATCCAGGGAGTAGGGAAGGCAGACGGTTACCTGTATGGACCCGGTATAATGCCTTTTAACGTGGGAGGAGCTATCGGCGGAACGATCCGTGAGGATAATAAGGACCACTGGACGCCCGATAACCGGGACGCCAGCTTTCCCAGGCTTGCTTTCGGCGCTACAAATAATGAGCAGGCATCGAGCTTCTGGTTAAAGGACGCCTCCTACATCAGACTTAAGAACTTTCAGGTTGGCTATACCCTGCC
The window above is part of the Arcticibacter tournemirensis genome. Proteins encoded here:
- a CDS encoding RNA polymerase sigma factor — encoded protein: MNHDLSDKDLWEKVVADNTRAFAVLYNRHWKKLYNTAMYYLKDSDTAEQILHDAFVTLWQRRKHLKIENFNSYIYVTTKYQVYKHLRAPKRIQTESLEDYNELATVLNIAEDRISHDDVVYNLKKCLSELPEACRRIFLMSRLEQLTNDEIAQKLGITKRTVENQITHALKHLRLSRSEILIACVLLDLL
- a CDS encoding FecR family protein, with the translated sequence MKKINASGVCVGRKNTSLVEKEVMETDQYLLLYEKYLAGKCTPEEEEQLFSDKPDGFTLYESFDGADLREEKERRRRVFQQIRGTITRKRKRVLTLRMLYAAAASVALILLAGIFNKDAILPAVQSQKKVSVSKMPVIKPGSNAAVLTLSDGSVIHIDESANGLIASEGKTHVRKLTDGRIIYETGGPDNKQKTSLFNTISIPRAGQYNVTLPDGTQVWLNSESTLIFPVAFTGRDRRVRLKGEAYFEVANDAKKPFMVETETADIEVLGTHFNVRAYPADDAVYATLLEGAVKLNNGRDGKILSPGEQGISLSSNDAISVRKVRVSDAIAWKNGLFVFRDNTVREIMEQVARWYDVEIEFQGNVEERTFGGVYSKNRDLAQLLASMELTGLVHFKAEGRRIIVMP
- a CDS encoding TonB-dependent receptor, which gives rise to MKLSFILLFLAIIQVRASSFAQKITIQVKEKNFEDFLMDIQQQSGYDFIYSAKLAKHAKPVTFSCRNADIEEVLKKSLFNQPFTYVVRGRAVTLIEKQQTVQYDQQAQVAGKVTDENNQPLPGVTVHVKNSSETTATNAEGNYKITAGANAVLIFRFIGFAEQEIATQGRSTINVSMRPDIKGLNEVVVVGYGTQKKVNLTGAVSSVSGADLALRPAGQTSAALQGVASGVTVIQGSGRPGGDNASIRIRGVGTISTADPLVLIDGVEGSINNIDPNIIESVSILKDAASSSIYGSRAANGVILVTTKRGTGDKISLGYNNYVGWQKETNTPDIVNALDHMLLLNEAYVNAGSTPIYADTLIESYRRRNGVSSDRYPNTDWQKETLTGSGLQQSHFLTVNGGTSKIRMLASFGYLDQAGIIENSSFRRYTVRSNADILFSEKFTARIDLQYVNAITTEPGAGSGEIFQWINGIPANQIAINENGTWGVGWNGFNPVSGTRDGGTNRTKGPFGSINAVINYKPFKWLNAEVAYAPKYAESLTKNFRKAVQSYLPNGTPSYLAPSKSTLTQGSSQSVYNNMRATLTASQNFGSHSFKLLAGMSREDYSTDYMTAYRDTYVLPDYPVLDAGSAATQTASGKGDEWALQSFFGRFNYNYKEKYLLELNGRYDGSSRFMKGNRYGFFPSVSAGWRISEEEFMREIRTVIANAKIRASWGKLGNQQIAGTDYYPYISSYTLGSYTLGGAAGTIVNTATLTTLANKTIAWESTEEKNIGLDLNLFSKLDVTADLYHRRTTGILLKLDIPLIVGLGAPPQNAGIVENKGWELGLGYSGQVRDLKYRIGFNVSDVKNEVVDLRGKNQTGLTVHREGHPAYSIFGYQADGFFQSDEEVASHATQFGTVKAGDIRYIDQNGDNIINEADKVVIGSTIPRYTFGSNINASWKGFDINLQIQGVGKADGYLYGPGIMPFNVGGAIGGTIREDNKDHWTPDNRDASFPRLAFGATNNEQASSFWLKDASYIRLKNFQVGYTLPSTMSGKIKVKRLRLFANGSNLFSIDNFWNGYDVEAPVGQGNYYPQVKVYSFGLEANF